In the Bacillota bacterium genome, AAGTGTCGACGAGGATGGTGCGGGGAGACTCCGGCTCCGTGTGCCGGTGATAGGCCAGGGCCCCGACCACCGTGTCCCCCAGGATGAGCATCAGCGCGTGCGGCACCGTACCGACCGGCTCCCGCCCGGCCAGCTTGGCCCCCAGAATGCACGCCGCCCCCGATGCCCCGCCCAGCAGCGCCGCCCGCTCCATGACGGGGGCCACGGCCGGGTGGACGTGCCGGGCGCCGAACGAGCTGACCGGCTTTCCGCCGGCCGCCTGCACCACGCGCCGCGCCGCCGTCGCCCACCCGCTCGACTGAGCCAGGATGCCGAGAAGCGCCGTCTCGTAGATGCCGAAGGCGCTGTAGGGCCCGTGGATGCGCATGACCACGTCCTTGGGCGAAAAGTGTTGGCCCTCATCCATGGCCCACACCTCGATGGGCCCCAGCTCCGGCGGCCGGCTTTTGAGCAAGCGCAGCGCCTCTTCGACACCGGCCAGCAATCCTTCGCTGCGGGGGAAGATCTCGGCCACCACCGGCGTGTCGGCCTTCCCTTCGGCCCGCAGCACCTGCATGGTTTTGATGAAGTAGACGTCCGCGGTCTCGCCCCGGATGATCTCGTCGTGCTCGGCGGAAAACAGCGGCCGGTCGGGGCTCACCGTAAGCGCCCTGACGGCCTGCTCCGAATCCAGCACCTTTACCGTCCCCAGCGTCCTGCCCACACCCTTGCCCCCTCCTCGCACGTCACGTACCGCTCGTTGCCCCTCGACCCGTCCCGTCATTTACCGCATGGCCCCGTTACCCACCGTACAGCCACCGGTAAATCCGCCTGAGGCGTAACACCCGCGCCACGAACTTACGGGTTTCCCGGTATGGCACCCCGCCCAGCGCGGACTCCGTCCCGTCCCAGGCGGACTCGGCAAGCCATCGCCGAACGTTGCCCCTGCCCGCATTATAGGCAGCCAGTGCCAGCGCTTCCCGCCCGTCGAACTCCTTCAGAAGCTCCGCCAGGTACCAGGTTCCCAGGCGGACGTTTACCTCAGGAACGAAGAGCAGGTCCGGGAAGAAGTCCCGCTCCCCCGCCTGTTCGGCCACCCATCGGGCGGTGTCGGGCAGCAGCTGCATCAGCCCCCGGGCGCCCCTGGACGACACGGCCGTCGGCCGGAAGTTGCTCTCCACCCGCACCACCGCCGCCACGAGCCACGGATCCAGGCCGCGCCGTGCCGCCCAGTCCTCGATGACGTCCCGGTGGTAGACGGGGTAAAGCCACCGTCCGATGGCGCGGATGTTGGCCGCCCCCCACACGGTGGCGGCCAGAAGCCCGAAAAGGGCCAGGATCCAGAGAGGTGTCAGGCGGCCCCGGGGCTGCATGGGTCGGAGACGCCCAGACGCTGGGCGAGGGCTGTCAGGATCAGGGCCGCCGTCGCCGCGTTGGTGGCGAGGGGCACGTTGTGGACGTCGCACACTCTCATGAGGGCGCTGATGTCAGGCTCGTGGGGCTGCGCCGTCAGAGGATCCCGGAGGAAGATGACCGCGTCCACCTCGCCCGCCGCCACCTGAGCGCCGATCTGCTGGTCACCGCCGTACGGCCCGGACAGCATGCGCTCTACCTCGAGGCCCGTGGCCTCAGCCACCACGCTGCCCGTGGTGCCGGTGGCCAGCAGGCGGCAGCGTTCGAGAACCGGCCGAAAGGTGCGGACAAACTCGACCATCGACGGCTTCTCCTTGTCGTGTGCCACCAGCGCGATGCGCAAGGCGAACCCATCACCTTCCAGATGCGCTCGACCTGCCGGCGGGTCCTGTCCAGGTCACCGGAGTTGTCCACCACGAAGTCCGCCAGCCGCCGCTTGCGCTCCAGGGGCCACTGGGCTTCAACCGCCAGAGCCGCCTCCTCGGGAGAAAGCCCTCTCGCCACGCTCCGCCGAAGGCACGTCTCCCGGTCGGCCCAGACCACCACCACCACGTCCACGAGCGACAGCGCCGGCCTGCCCGCCTCATACAGCAGGGGCACCTCCACCACGACGGCCGGCGCCTGCCGCTCCCGCTGCGGGCGGGAGCCCCTTCCCGGGCCGTACCGCAAAAGCCGCGCCACCCGCCGGCGGACCTCCGCCAGGATAACCGGGTGCGTCGCGGCGTTCAGGCGTTTTCGGGCTTCCCGGTCATTGCAGATGCGCTTCCACAGCGCCGCACGATCCAGTTCGCCGCCTGGCCGGGTCAGCACCTCTTCACCGAAGGCGCCCACGATGGCCTGCCAGACCGCCCCGCCCGGCGCCGACAGCTCCCGTGTCACCGCGTCGGCGTCCACCACGGCGGCACCTGCCGAGTGAAACATCTCCCGCACGACGCTCTTCCCGCTGGCAAAGCCCCCCGTCAGGCCGACGACCGGAGGACGGCGGCGGGGGCGGCGGGGGTGCGGGCCAACCTGCCGCAGCATCTCGGCCAGCACGGCCGGGGCAGGGGCCCTGGCGGGCCTACTTGCATTCTCGCCAGTTACGACCGGTCTTGACGTCAACCAGCAGCGGTACGTCAAGGTGCACCACGTTTTCCATGGCCGAGCGGACAAGCCGGGCCACGGGCCTGACTTCGCGCTCGGGCACCTCCAGCACCAGTTCGTCGTGAACCTGCAGCACCATTCGGGCCGGCCGGCCCTCCTCCTTCAGGGCGCGGTGCACGGCGATCATGGCCATCTTCATGATGTCGGCGGCGGTCCCCTGGATGGGCGTGTTCATCGCCATGCGTTCGGCAAGCGCCCGCTGCGCGTACTGGCGGGTGTGGATCTCGGGGAGGTATCGGCGCCGCCCGAACAGGGTGGTCACGTAACCCCGTTCCCGGGCCTGGCGGATGACGCGCTCCCGATAGGCCTTGACCCCCGCGTACTTGTTGAAGTAGCTCTCGATGTAGCGTTTCGCGTCTTCCTGTGAAAGCCCCGTCCCCCGGGCCAGCCCGTAGGCGGAAATCCCGTACACGATCCCGAAGTTGATGGCCTTGGCGCCGCTGCGCATGGCCGGCGTCACGGCCTCGACGGGAACGCCGAAGACCTCCGACGCCGTCCGGGTATGGATGTCCTGGCCCGAGCGGAACGCGTCGATGAGCACCGGATCCTGCGCAATGTGCGCCAGCACCCGCAGCTCGATCTGCGAGTAGTCTGCGCTCATCAGCACCCAGCCGGGCTCCCCCGCCACGAACGCCTCGCGGATCACCGCGCCCTGGTCGGTGCGAACCGGAATGTTCTGGAGGTTGGGATTGGAGCTGGAAAGGCGGCCGGTGGCCGTCACGGCCTGGTGGAACGTGGTGTGGAGTCGGCCCGTGCGCGGGTTCACCAGCGAGGGCATGGGGTCCACGTAGGTGCCCTTCAGCTTCACCAGCTGCCGGAAGTCCAGGATCTTGAGGACGATCTCGTGCCTGTCCGCCAGCTCCTCGAGCACGTCCGCGCTGGTGCTGGGGCCGGTCTTCGTCTCCTTGACAACGGGCAGCTTCAACTTCTCGAACAGGATCTGGCTCAACTGGCGGGGCGAGTTGATGTTGAACTCCTCGCCGGCCAGCTTGTAAATGGCCTGGGCGGTGGCGTCGATCTCCCGGCCAAGTTCCTCGCCGAGCCGGGCAAGAGCCGCCGAGTCGATCCTGACACCGTTGCGCTCCATCTCGGCCAGGACAGGCCAGAGGGCCATCTCCACCTCGTGATAGATCCGTTCCAGGCTGTCCTCGGCCATCCACTGCCGGAACGGGGCGGCCAGCAGGTAGATGACCTCCAGGCGCTGGGCCGCGTACTGGCGAACGGCCTCATCGAGAGGCGGCGCGCCCGGCCGGAAGAGTTCGAGGCCCGGAATGGCGGGCCCCGCCCCCTCCGCAGCGGCCGGCCGGCGCCCTTTCCCCCCGGCTGCTGCCCCGGGGCCGGCCTCCGGCATTTGAAGCTTACGCCCCAAAAAGCGCACGGCCATCTCCTCCAGGGTGTGGTGCTGGCTCGGGTTGAGCAGGTATGAACCCAGCATGACGTCGTCCACCACGCCGGCCAGCTCCACGCCCCGGGCACCCAGGGCAACTGCGGCGGTTTTGGCGTCGTGGCACCACTTGGGCGCGTCCGGATCCGACAGCCACTGCGCCAGGGGTCGCAAGTGCGAAGGCCAGTCGTCGGCCACAGCAGCGAGCATCGAGGCGCCCTCGTTGGCCGCCGCCACGAGCAGCGCCGGGGCGCGCATGGGTTCGGGGGCGCTCGGGAGCACGAGGAGCGCGGCAGGCCCGGCTGTGCGGATGCGTTCCACCCGGGCCGCAACGTCAGCTGAATCCTCACCCACCAGCTCAGGTGGCCCGAAGGGTGCCGCGCGCTCGGGGGCCCGCCGCTCGTCCACTCCTTCGACCCGCACGGCCGGCCGGGGAGCCGTAGCGCTGTCCTGCGCCGCCGTAGCAGGCGCCGCTTCGCCCGCTACCCGGCCGGGCTCCTCTACGCCGGCCTCCGGTGCGCCCCGCCCATCGCCCCGTGCTCGCGCTGCCGCACCTCCGGCCCGCGCCGCCTGCGCCACGGCCGGGAACATCCGCCCGAGCCGGTCCAGAAGCCTGCTGAACTCGAGTTCCAGGAAAAGCGACGCAAGCCGCGGTGCGTCGGGCTCCCGCAGGCGGCAGCCCTCCCAGTCCAGTTCCACGGGGATGTTGGTGACGATGGTGGCAAGGTGCCGGCTGAGCCTGGCCTGGTCGGCGTACTCCTTCAGCGCCTTGGCGACCCGGGGCGGCGCCTCGTCGGCGTGCGCCAGGATGGCCTCCAGGTCCGGGTAGCGCTGCAGGAGCTGGATCGCGGTCTTCTCCCCCACGCCCGGCACGCCCGGGATGTTGTCGCTCGGGTCACCC is a window encoding:
- a CDS encoding nicotinate phosphoribosyltransferase yields the protein MLDSEQAVRALTVSPDRPLFSAEHDEIIRGETADVYFIKTMQVLRAEGKADTPVVAEIFPRSEGLLAGVEEALRLLKSRPPELGPIEVWAMDEGQHFSPKDVVMRIHGPYSAFGIYETALLGILAQSSGWATAARRVVQAAGGKPVSSFGARHVHPAVAPVMERAALLGGASGAACILGAKLAGREPVGTVPHALMLILGDTVVGALAYHRHTEPESPRTILVDTYKDEAEEAIRVAEALGDALQGIRLDTPAERGGVTPDLVAEVRARLDQAGYRHVKIFVSGGLTPERVGALAAAGADAFGVGSYISSAPPIDMTLDLKEVNGKPVAKRGRIPGVQAAPRLRLRIGGRNGTTSIES
- a CDS encoding lytic transglycosylase domain-containing protein — protein: MQPRGRLTPLWILALFGLLAATVWGAANIRAIGRWLYPVYHRDVIEDWAARRGLDPWLVAAVVRVESNFRPTAVSSRGARGLMQLLPDTARWVAEQAGERDFFPDLLFVPEVNVRLGTWYLAELLKEFDGREALALAAYNAGRGNVRRWLAESAWDGTESALGGVPYRETRKFVARVLRLRRIYRWLYGG
- a CDS encoding methylglyoxal synthase, which translates into the protein MVEFVRTFRPVLERCRLLATGTTGSVVAEATGLEVERMLSGPYGGDQQIGAQVAAGEVDAVIFLRDPLTAQPHEPDISALMRVCDVHNVPLATNAATAALILTALAQRLGVSDPCSPGAA
- the coaE gene encoding dephospho-CoA kinase (Dephospho-CoA kinase (CoaE) performs the final step in coenzyme A biosynthesis.), with the translated sequence MLAEMLRQVGPHPRRPRRRPPVVGLTGGFASGKSVVREMFHSAGAAVVDADAVTRELSAPGGAVWQAIVGAFGEEVLTRPGGELDRAALWKRICNDREARKRLNAATHPVILAEVRRRVARLLRYGPGRGSRPQRERQAPAVVVEVPLLYEAGRPALSLVDVVVVVWADRETCLRRSVARGLSPEEAALAVEAQWPLERKRRLADFVVDNSGDLDRTRRQVERIWKVMGSPCASRWWHTTRRSRRWSSLSAPFGRFSNAAACWPPAPRAAWWLRPRASR
- the polA gene encoding DNA polymerase I; its protein translation is MKGSASRNGGPGTGPAGRKLVLIDGYSLLHRAFFAMRMLATSTGEPTNAVYGFTTMLVRLLEEERPGYAAVAQDMAGPTFRHLQFEAYKAQRPSMPDQLRPQVVRFEQLVRAFGIPVYGLEGFEADDVIGTLARQALEQDPSCSVIIVTGDRDALQLVNDRVTVLITRKGITEVERFTPQHVKEALGIEPRQLVDFKGLVGDPSDNIPGVPGVGEKTAIQLLQRYPDLEAILAHADEAPPRVAKALKEYADQARLSRHLATIVTNIPVELDWEGCRLREPDAPRLASLFLELEFSRLLDRLGRMFPAVAQAARAGGAAARARGDGRGAPEAGVEEPGRVAGEAAPATAAQDSATAPRPAVRVEGVDERRAPERAAPFGPPELVGEDSADVAARVERIRTAGPAALLVLPSAPEPMRAPALLVAAANEGASMLAAVADDWPSHLRPLAQWLSDPDAPKWCHDAKTAAVALGARGVELAGVVDDVMLGSYLLNPSQHHTLEEMAVRFLGRKLQMPEAGPGAAAGGKGRRPAAAEGAGPAIPGLELFRPGAPPLDEAVRQYAAQRLEVIYLLAAPFRQWMAEDSLERIYHEVEMALWPVLAEMERNGVRIDSAALARLGEELGREIDATAQAIYKLAGEEFNINSPRQLSQILFEKLKLPVVKETKTGPSTSADVLEELADRHEIVLKILDFRQLVKLKGTYVDPMPSLVNPRTGRLHTTFHQAVTATGRLSSSNPNLQNIPVRTDQGAVIREAFVAGEPGWVLMSADYSQIELRVLAHIAQDPVLIDAFRSGQDIHTRTASEVFGVPVEAVTPAMRSGAKAINFGIVYGISAYGLARGTGLSQEDAKRYIESYFNKYAGVKAYRERVIRQARERGYVTTLFGRRRYLPEIHTRQYAQRALAERMAMNTPIQGTAADIMKMAMIAVHRALKEEGRPARMVLQVHDELVLEVPEREVRPVARLVRSAMENVVHLDVPLLVDVKTGRNWRECK